A region of Lycium barbarum isolate Lr01 chromosome 1, ASM1917538v2, whole genome shotgun sequence DNA encodes the following proteins:
- the LOC132611638 gene encoding uncharacterized protein LOC132611638: MEKQKKRKAGDNVINVRGKNIAKAKRNVDEDDDEEVSKFLVTKHPAVAPSMCRYTNVNVMQDIRGKLTDPQMDMLMVEYFGRNQENQLPVKRHELIECFNKTVWDDKGDDAVKMAILFEEVVPTPHELETLKLPPVAHDIPDVKHGVDGVHGTDLVDDDYDDFSTTPPHRSSGKQQQRSANSDSPRGKKRTQFPVSVPPSRKQPSQKESGIKGTRKPDAPTAPRTDEFKLIREEIRIFKKEVFDYMDNNFKKLLDAIKGNQTPDKVGDTMLKADLHSDGGISQGNQSGGAVKLSTKENQGGGATSAQRSHPVVEGVGLPINDPVSVVDVDKETGVKSDAQTDGVPITPIHLNFDESQQIGDMENANAEFTASEEMVADLLINCPLACVIPLGPPPVPRDDQTDLSSLRTPQNVDNNPVTISQWMIPDSQIPIQLGVQPTTGQSSTNETEQQVGVQPIVGHSSSDETGQQVPVQPNAGQSSSGETAQFSNSEKQIIVHPGAARERKPSKYNLSPYCPNFSSAGSSAKNIGPCIYQKKHLFVDHPINAPLDTSFLQEYQKWLEKDLLKSHDKRKNKEGLDPADAELRLHLGVTAVADRNWFYLLSMDGQLWTDEVDGVSLGTYCHNLYF, translated from the exons atggagaaacaaaagaagagaaaggctGGTGACAATGTTATTAATGTTAGGGGCAAAAATATTGCTAAAGCCAAACGTAATgtggatgaggatgatgatgaagag GTATCTAAATTTTTGGTTACCAAGCACCCTGCTGTGGCACCATCTATGTGTAGATACACGAATGTTAATGTAATGCAAGATATTAGAGGCAAACTAACAGATCCACAGATGGATAT GCTTATGGTTGAGTATTTTGGTAGAAATCAGGAGAACCAATTGCCAGTTAAAAGACACGAGCTTATTGAGTGTTTCAACAAGACTGTCTGGGATGATAAAGGGGATGACGCAGTCAAGATGGCaatatt atttgaggaagttgtgCCAACACCCCATGAGTTGGAAACTCTTAAATTGCCTCCTGTTGCACATGATATACCAGACGTCAAACATGGAGTTGATGGTGTACATGGTACTGATTTGGTAGACGATGATTACGATGATTTTAGTACCACACCACCGCATCGGTCCAGTGGCaaacaacaacaaaggagtgccAATTCTGATTCCCCGCGAGGCAAGAAACGGACGCAGTTTCCAGTTTCTGTTCCTCCTTCCAGGAAACAACCATCACAGAAGGAATCTGGGATAAAAGGGACAAGGAAACCAGATGCACCTACAGCACCCCGAACAGATGAGTTTAAACTGATAAGGGAAGAgattcggattttcaagaaagaa gtgtttgactacatggataacaacttcaaaaagttgttagatgcaataaagggcaatcaaacaccagataag GTCGGCGACACAATGTTAAAAGCTGACTTACATAGTGATGGTGGGATTTCTCAAGGCAATCAAAGTGGCGGTGCAGTAAAGCTTTCAACCAAAGAGAATCAAGGTGGTGGTGCCACTTCCGCGCAGAGGAGTCATCCAGTG gttgagggagttgggttgccaattaatgatccggtttctgttgttgatgtggataaaGAAACCGGAGTTAAAAGTGATGCACAAACAGATGGAGTGCCCATAACACCAATCCATTTAAATTTTGAT GAATCTCAGCAAATCGGCGATATGGAGAATGCTAATGCTGAATTTACTGCATCAGAGGAAATGGTAGCGGACTTGCTAATCAACTGCCCTTTAGCATGTGTTATTCCTCTCGGTCCTCCTCCAGTACCACGCGATGATCAAACCGATTTGTCAAGTTTAAGGACTCCTCAGAATGTGGACAATAACCCGGTAACCATCTCTCAGTGGATGATTCCTGATTCTCAGATACCAATCCAACTTGGAGTACAACCAACAACCGGACAAAGTTCAACTAATGAAACTGAACAGCAAGTTGGAGTACAACCGATAGTTGGCCACAGTTCAAGCGATGAAACTGGACAACAAGTTCCCGTACAACCAAATGCGGGCCAAAGCTCAAGTGGTGAGACTGCACAGTTTTCAAACTCTGAAAAACAGATCATTGTCCATCCAGGTGCTGCCCGAGAAAGGAAACCAAGCAAATATAACCTGTCCCCTTATTGTCCCAATTTCAGCTCAGCGGGTTCTTCTGCCAAAAATATCGGTCCTTGCATTTATCAGAAAAAACACCTATTTGTTGACCACCCTATAAATGCCCCGTTAGATACTTcgtttcttcaagaatatcaaaagTGGCTTGAGAAGGATCTGTTGAAATCGCATGACAAAAG AAAGAACAAGGAAGGACTCGATCCTGCGGATGCCGAACTTCGGTTGCATTTAGGCGTTACAGCCGTAGCTGACAGAAACTGGTTCTACTTGTTATCTATGGATGGGCAACTTTGGACTGATGAG gttgatGGAGTAAGTTTAGGTACTTATTGTCACAACTTGTATTTTTAG
- the LOC132611648 gene encoding uncharacterized protein LOC132611648 gives MFLQHIDVIFYYLRKKGKYHNNSNYRFTTASCIFHTLVAEIYKSWENPDSSTCVASKEDELCEYINGHRLLANVPWYTVDNVLIPVNIKEENHWILVVISFTDRSIYVYNSYRVAGHDAVVRVGVKMLATLVTHSLQMTDFYEKKADIDFVTHPSYRNREQTDNFDIVNVDNLPQQAPSSMDCGVYVAAFAEYLSSSAVIPTEFDAKLLRMRYGALLCDYAWDKSNNNASSNNEQPPRPIRPAVDYDAVDKEDLD, from the exons atgtttttacaacatattgatgttattttctactacctacgcaagaaggggaagtatcacaataacagCAACTATAGATTCACCACTGCCAGCTGTATTTTTCACACTTTAGTTGCTGAAATTTACAAATCTTGGGAAAACCCTGATTCATCCACATGTGTCGCCAGTAAGGAAGATGAACTGTGTGAGTACATTAACGGGCACAGGCTGTTGGCTAATGTACCATGGTATACTGTTGACAACGTACTAATTCCTGTCAACAtaaaagaggaaaatcactggatTTTGGTTGTGATATCATTCACTGACAG GTCCATCTACGTATACAACTCATACCGAGTTGCAGGGCATGATGCTGTCGTTAGAGTCGGAGTGAAAATGTTGGCTACTCTAGTGACACATAGTCTACAAATGACTGATTTCTATGAAAAGAAGGCGGATATAGATTTTGTCACACATCCTTCTTACAGAAATAGAGAACAGACCGACAACTTTGACATTGTGAATGTAGACAATCTCCCACAACAAGCTCCCTCTAGCAT ggattgtggtgtgtatgtggcagcCTTCGCTGAATACTTGAGCTCAAGTGCAGTCATCCCAACCGAATTCGATGCAAAGTTACTCCGTATGAGATATGGTGCCCTTTTATGCGACTATGCATGGGATAAGTCAAACAACAATGCATCAAGTAATAACGAGCAGCCTCCAAGACCAATTAGACCGGCAGTTGATTACGATGCAGTTGATAAAGAGGATCTTGATTAA